A genome region from Erythrolamprus reginae isolate rEryReg1 chromosome 4, rEryReg1.hap1, whole genome shotgun sequence includes the following:
- the GPR161 gene encoding G-protein coupled receptor 161 isoform X1, which yields MSINLSLSKENVSENLTLLEEGAGRVTESIAIIIIAIFICLGNLVIVLTLYKKSYLLTLSNKFVFSLTLSNFLLSVLVLPFVVTSSIRREWIFGVVWCNFSALLYMLISSASMLTLGLIAIDRYYAVLYPMVYPMKITGNRAVVAIMYVWLHSLIGCLPPLFGWSSLEFDQFKWMCVAAWHKQAGYTAFWQIWCALLPFVVMIICYGFIFRVARIKARKIHCGSVVIAAEDTQRNGRKNSSTSTSSSGSRRNAFQGVVYSANQCKALITILVVIGAFVVTWGPYMVVITSEALWGKNFISPAFETLATWLSFTSAICHPLIYGLWNKTVRKELLGMCFGDRYYRESFVQRQRTSRLFSISNRITDLGLSPHLTALMAGERTLGHSSSTGDTGFSCSQDSGTDVMLLEDYSSDGINHPHCVYPHRRSSVTFEDEVEQIKEAAKNSILHVKAEVHKSLDSYASSLAKAIETDVRITLFGGDALPGSLFPTRTVAGNNASTRRGSRVHIGQKIQLQSIEEGNI from the exons ATGAGCATCAACTTGTCCCTCAGTAAGGAGAATGTCTCAGAAAACCTCACGTTGCTGGAAGAAGGAGCAGGCAGAGTCACCGAGTCCATCGCTATCATCATTATTGCTATTTTCATCTGTTTAGGGAATCTGGTGATTGTCCTCACTCTTTACAAGAAGTCATACCTTCTCACCTTAAGCAACAAGTTTGTTTTCAGCCTCACTCTGTCCAACTTCCTTCTTTCGGTGCTGGTGCTTCCTTTTGTTGTTACCAGCTCCATCCGTCGGGAATGGATCTTTGGAGTCGTTTGGTGCAACTTCTCTGCCCTACTCTATATGCTCATCAGCTCAGCCAGTATGCTCACGCTTGGACTCATTGCTATCGACCG ATACTATGCTGTCTTATACCCCATGGTTTACCCTATGAAGATTACGGGTAACAGAGCTGTTGTTGCCATTATGTATGTGTGGCTTCATTCTCTAATTGGATGCCTTCCGCCCCTCTTTGGTTGGTCATCTTTAGAATTTGACCAGTTCAAATGGATGTGTGTCGCTGCATGGCATAAGCAGGCGGGTTACACCGCTTTTTGGCAGATATGGTGTGCTTTGTTACCATTTGTAGTCATGATCATTTGCTACGGTTTCATCTTTCGCGTGGCCAGGATTAAGGCACGGAAGATTCACTGTGGCAGCGTGGTCATTGCAGCAGAAGACACGCAAAGGAATGGGAGAAAGAACTCGAGTACGTCAACGTCCTCGTCAGGCAGCCGAAGGAATGCTTTCCAAGGAGTCGTTTATTCTGCCAATCAGTGCAAAGCTTTGATCACAATTTTAGTCGTGATTGGGGCTTTTGTCGTCACGTGGGGGCCTTACATGGTGGTTATCACATCTGAGGCACTTTGGGGTAAAAACTTTATTTCCCCTGCCTTTGAGACATTGGCAACGTGGTTATCGTTTACAAGTGCTATTTGCCACCCTTTGATTTATGGACTCTGGAATAAAACTGTACGCAAGGAGTTGCTGGGAATGTGCTTTGGAGATCGGTACTACAGAGAATCATTTGTTCAAAGGCAAAGGACATCCAGATTATTTAGTATTTCTAATAGGATCacag ATCTAGGATTGTCTCCTCATCTGACCGCTCTCATGGCAGGGGAGCGGACTTTAGGACACAGCAGCAGCACAGGAGATACAGGCTTTAGTTGCTCTCAGGATTCAG GGACAGATGTTATGCTTCTTGAAGATTATAGTTCTGATGGAATTAATCACCCACATTGCGTTTACCCTCATCGACGGAGTTCTGTAACTTTTGAAGATGAAGTGGAACAAATTAAAG AAGCAGCAAAGAACTCAATCCTTCATGTAAAGGCTGAAGTTCACAAATCTCTGGATAGTTATGCATCCAGCTTGGCCAAAGCGATTGAAACGGATGTGAGGATCACCTTATTTGGAGGAGATGCCCTGCCTGGCTCTTTGTTCCCAACACGAACTGTGGCAGGCAACAATGCAAGCACACGGCGTGGCAGCAGGGTACACATTGGACAAAAAATACAACTACAGAGCATCGAAgaagggaacatttaa
- the GPR161 gene encoding G-protein coupled receptor 161 isoform X2 translates to MLISSASMLTLGLIAIDRYYAVLYPMVYPMKITGNRAVVAIMYVWLHSLIGCLPPLFGWSSLEFDQFKWMCVAAWHKQAGYTAFWQIWCALLPFVVMIICYGFIFRVARIKARKIHCGSVVIAAEDTQRNGRKNSSTSTSSSGSRRNAFQGVVYSANQCKALITILVVIGAFVVTWGPYMVVITSEALWGKNFISPAFETLATWLSFTSAICHPLIYGLWNKTVRKELLGMCFGDRYYRESFVQRQRTSRLFSISNRITDLGLSPHLTALMAGERTLGHSSSTGDTGFSCSQDSGTDVMLLEDYSSDGINHPHCVYPHRRSSVTFEDEVEQIKEAAKNSILHVKAEVHKSLDSYASSLAKAIETDVRITLFGGDALPGSLFPTRTVAGNNASTRRGSRVHIGQKIQLQSIEEGNI, encoded by the exons ATGCTCATCAGCTCAGCCAGTATGCTCACGCTTGGACTCATTGCTATCGACCG ATACTATGCTGTCTTATACCCCATGGTTTACCCTATGAAGATTACGGGTAACAGAGCTGTTGTTGCCATTATGTATGTGTGGCTTCATTCTCTAATTGGATGCCTTCCGCCCCTCTTTGGTTGGTCATCTTTAGAATTTGACCAGTTCAAATGGATGTGTGTCGCTGCATGGCATAAGCAGGCGGGTTACACCGCTTTTTGGCAGATATGGTGTGCTTTGTTACCATTTGTAGTCATGATCATTTGCTACGGTTTCATCTTTCGCGTGGCCAGGATTAAGGCACGGAAGATTCACTGTGGCAGCGTGGTCATTGCAGCAGAAGACACGCAAAGGAATGGGAGAAAGAACTCGAGTACGTCAACGTCCTCGTCAGGCAGCCGAAGGAATGCTTTCCAAGGAGTCGTTTATTCTGCCAATCAGTGCAAAGCTTTGATCACAATTTTAGTCGTGATTGGGGCTTTTGTCGTCACGTGGGGGCCTTACATGGTGGTTATCACATCTGAGGCACTTTGGGGTAAAAACTTTATTTCCCCTGCCTTTGAGACATTGGCAACGTGGTTATCGTTTACAAGTGCTATTTGCCACCCTTTGATTTATGGACTCTGGAATAAAACTGTACGCAAGGAGTTGCTGGGAATGTGCTTTGGAGATCGGTACTACAGAGAATCATTTGTTCAAAGGCAAAGGACATCCAGATTATTTAGTATTTCTAATAGGATCacag ATCTAGGATTGTCTCCTCATCTGACCGCTCTCATGGCAGGGGAGCGGACTTTAGGACACAGCAGCAGCACAGGAGATACAGGCTTTAGTTGCTCTCAGGATTCAG GGACAGATGTTATGCTTCTTGAAGATTATAGTTCTGATGGAATTAATCACCCACATTGCGTTTACCCTCATCGACGGAGTTCTGTAACTTTTGAAGATGAAGTGGAACAAATTAAAG AAGCAGCAAAGAACTCAATCCTTCATGTAAAGGCTGAAGTTCACAAATCTCTGGATAGTTATGCATCCAGCTTGGCCAAAGCGATTGAAACGGATGTGAGGATCACCTTATTTGGAGGAGATGCCCTGCCTGGCTCTTTGTTCCCAACACGAACTGTGGCAGGCAACAATGCAAGCACACGGCGTGGCAGCAGGGTACACATTGGACAAAAAATACAACTACAGAGCATCGAAgaagggaacatttaa